A part of Methanobacterium formicicum genomic DNA contains:
- a CDS encoding TrpB-like pyridoxal phosphate-dependent enzyme, with amino-acid sequence MYSIRLTEDEIPKKWYNIAADLPVEFPAYDQTEEGKQLENLPKIFSKGVLEQELSTERYIKIPKEVREAYKQMGRPTPLVRAKALEDHLDTPAKIFYKREDTSPTGSHKLNTAIAQAYYAKKDGIERLTTETGAGQWGTALSLACNLMDMDCTVYMVKVSFNQKPYRKTIMQLYNGEVLASPTTQTEFGRKVLAENPDHPGTLGVAISEAIEDALNDEKVYYSLGSVLNHVMLHQTVIGQETQKQLEIAGETPDVMVACVGGGSNFAGAVFPFMKDQLDEKINCKFIAAEPSHCPTLTQGDYCYDFGDTAGLTPLIKMYTMGHDYIPPSDHAGGLRYHGMSPLVALLVHEGLVEPRAVEQNDIFKSGVTFARTEGIVPAPETCHAIKVGIDEALECKKTGEEKTIVVNFSGHGLLDLKGYDDYLAGKLD; translated from the coding sequence ATGTACAGTATAAGATTAACAGAAGATGAAATTCCCAAAAAATGGTATAACATTGCTGCGGATCTCCCAGTGGAATTCCCAGCCTATGACCAGACTGAAGAAGGAAAACAACTGGAAAATCTGCCAAAAATATTCTCCAAAGGAGTACTGGAACAGGAATTATCCACAGAACGCTACATAAAGATTCCCAAGGAAGTAAGAGAAGCCTACAAACAGATGGGTCGACCTACCCCTCTCGTAAGGGCCAAAGCCCTCGAGGACCATCTGGACACTCCCGCCAAGATATTCTATAAAAGGGAAGATACCTCCCCCACCGGTAGCCACAAGCTAAACACCGCAATCGCTCAAGCATATTACGCTAAAAAGGACGGTATTGAACGTTTAACCACCGAAACTGGTGCTGGACAATGGGGAACTGCCCTTTCACTGGCCTGTAATCTTATGGATATGGACTGCACAGTTTACATGGTTAAAGTATCATTCAACCAGAAACCCTACCGTAAAACCATCATGCAGCTTTATAACGGAGAAGTATTAGCATCTCCAACCACTCAAACTGAATTCGGTAGAAAAGTACTGGCAGAAAATCCAGACCACCCCGGAACTCTGGGAGTGGCCATATCTGAAGCTATCGAAGATGCATTAAACGATGAAAAGGTTTACTACTCACTGGGAAGTGTTTTAAACCACGTAATGTTACATCAAACTGTAATTGGGCAGGAAACACAGAAACAACTGGAAATTGCCGGTGAAACACCCGACGTCATGGTGGCCTGTGTTGGTGGAGGTAGTAACTTCGCCGGAGCAGTGTTCCCCTTCATGAAAGACCAGTTAGATGAAAAGATCAACTGTAAATTCATTGCTGCTGAACCTTCCCACTGCCCGACCCTGACCCAGGGTGATTACTGTTACGACTTCGGAGACACCGCCGGACTCACCCCACTCATTAAAATGTACACCATGGGACACGACTACATACCCCCATCCGACCATGCCGGAGGTCTACGTTACCACGGTATGTCACCTTTAGTGGCCCTACTGGTACACGAAGGACTGGTAGAACCTCGTGCCGTTGAACAAAACGACATCTTCAAGAGTGGAGTGACCTTCGCCCGGACTGAGGGAATAGTTCCTGCCCCTGAAACCTGTCACGCCATAAAAGTAGGAATAGACGAAGCACTTGAATGTAAGAAGACTGGTGAGGAAAAAACCATTGTGGTGAACTTCTCAGGACACGGCCTTCTGGACCTCAAGGGCTACGATGATTATCTGGCTGGAAAACTGGATTAA
- a CDS encoding DUF1786 domain-containing protein: protein MKILAIDVGTGTQDIMLYDSYDSMENAVKMVLPSPTKIMAHRIRQHHHDLFLSGETMGGGPVNKAIKSHLDKGYRVLMNEHSARTVRDDLERVRSTGVEIVPLNEKHPEIAELELNDVDLVAIKEALSNFDVELDFDRIGVAVQDHGYQEGMGDRNFRFQKIREKLDVPRAPEEFAYYGEVPPYFTRMQAVQRTLKDYNPLIMDSKFASICGATLDPLVGEMDRFIAMDVGNGHTLAASFMDGKIHGVFEHHTGILTPKRIEELVNKLAAGTITHEEVHEEHGHGAWVIDAIDSYECLVATGPKRAILAETDLKVHNAAPGGDVMMTGPAGLIKSIKSL from the coding sequence ATGAAAATACTGGCAATAGATGTGGGTACCGGGACCCAGGATATAATGCTGTATGACTCTTATGACTCCATGGAGAATGCAGTGAAAATGGTTCTCCCCTCTCCCACTAAGATAATGGCCCATCGGATAAGACAACATCACCATGACCTTTTTTTAAGTGGGGAAACCATGGGTGGAGGTCCGGTAAATAAAGCAATAAAAAGTCACCTGGATAAAGGGTACCGGGTGCTAATGAACGAACACTCGGCCCGAACAGTACGTGACGACCTGGAACGGGTTAGATCCACCGGGGTGGAAATTGTCCCTTTAAATGAAAAACATCCAGAAATCGCCGAGTTAGAACTGAACGATGTTGACCTGGTTGCCATTAAGGAAGCCCTTTCAAATTTTGATGTGGAACTGGACTTTGACCGCATAGGCGTGGCTGTGCAGGATCACGGTTATCAGGAGGGTATGGGGGACCGTAATTTCCGCTTCCAGAAGATAAGAGAGAAACTCGATGTTCCCCGGGCACCGGAAGAGTTTGCCTATTATGGGGAAGTCCCACCGTACTTCACCCGTATGCAGGCCGTGCAGAGGACACTCAAAGATTACAATCCCTTAATCATGGATTCTAAATTCGCTTCCATCTGTGGAGCAACCCTGGATCCCCTGGTGGGGGAGATGGACCGGTTCATAGCCATGGATGTGGGAAATGGGCATACACTGGCTGCATCCTTCATGGATGGTAAGATACACGGAGTTTTCGAGCACCATACTGGTATTCTAACTCCTAAACGGATAGAAGAATTGGTAAACAAGTTAGCGGCAGGTACCATTACTCATGAGGAGGTCCATGAGGAGCATGGGCACGGGGCATGGGTTATCGATGCCATTGATTCCTACGAGTGCCTGGTTGCCACCGGACCGAAACGGGCCATACTGGCGGAAACAGATTTAAAGGTGCACAACGCTGCCCCGGGAGGGGACGTTATGATGACTGGGCCGGCAGGCCTTATAAAATCCATTAAATCCCTGTAA